Below is a genomic region from Actinomyces weissii.
CGGTCTTCCTTATCTATACCGGCCCGCTTTTCTGCACCATCCTCGCGCGCATCTTCCGCAAGGAGAAGGTGGACCTCATCAACGGGTTCTTCCTGTTCCTGGTGTTCGTGGGCATGCTGCTCACCATCCAGATCATCAACTATGAAAACGGCTCCCTGACCTTCGGCCTGGACCTGTCCACCGCCTCCGCCGAGTACCCCCGCAAGCCCCTGGGAGACCTCTTCGGGCTGCTATCCGGCGTGTTCTACGGCATGGCCCTGTTCTTCAACGGGTACCGCAAGGACGTGGACTCCTTCGTCCGCGGCACCTGGAACTTTGCCTGGGCCGTAGCCGCCACCGCCTGCATGTCCCTGATCCTGCGGCCCTGGCACGGCGTGTCCACCTTCACCGCCACCAACTGGGCGTGGGCCTTCGGCCTGTTCTTCTTCTGCGGACTGTTCGCACTCGGTTTCCTGGTGGTTGCCGGACGCAACCTGCCTGCCGTGGAGATGTCCACCATCTCCTACTGGGAGTGCGTCGTGGCCATCATCTGCGGGTTCTTCTTCTTCAAGGAGACCCTGACCCCCATGGGCGCCCTAGG
It encodes:
- a CDS encoding DMT family transporter, translating into MNTSPAETTTSGEYVMNKKLGALAMVLSATGMGLVGTLSRGATLGLATEDKSVIGSFLAFGRMSMGLIGFTLMLFMFKKTGLFRTTRLSPAIAMGGISIGLSLGFYISSTLMTSIANAVFLIYTGPLFCTILARIFRKEKVDLINGFFLFLVFVGMLLTIQIINYENGSLTFGLDLSTASAEYPRKPLGDLFGLLSGVFYGMALFFNGYRKDVDSFVRGTWNFAWAVAATACMSLILRPWHGVSTFTATNWAWAFGLFFFCGLFALGFLVVAGRNLPAVEMSTISYWECVVAIICGFFFFKETLTPMGALGGLLIIGGGFAPIVVDAVNRRREVAAGTGATAAQTP